CCCATGCGCAGGGACTTGGCCTTGATGTTGAAGGCACTGCCCCCGGTGATCACCTCTTCCCCTTGGCCATGCATGCGATAATCGCGCACGTCCCGCACCCCGCAGAGAATCACGCTCTGGGGAAAGGCTTCGGGCCGCTGGTTGTACCCGGCCCGGATTTGCCGCAGCAGGGAAATCAGGGTGTTGCCGATCAGAGCGTCCACCTCATCCAGGAGAAGCACCACGGGTTTCGTCGAGAGCTTGGACCAATGCTCTAACAGGCTCGTGAGTTGGTCCTAGGGCACCCTGTTCTTGCCCAGCCCATCAAGCCACTCCTTGAGCCGCTCATCGTTCAGGTGGTTGTGGACGGCACGGGCAATGGCGCTGCACACGGCGGGAATGCCCTTGGTCTCGTCTCCCCGGGCTGCCTGGGCCCCCTCAATGTTGGCGTAGGCGCACGCAAACCGGCCCTCGGCGTTCAGCTCGGCCATGATGGCCAAAAGCGTACTCGTCTTGCCGGTCTGGCGCGGGGCGTGGAGCACGAAATAGCGCTTGGTTCGGATCAGATGATTGACTTCCTCCCAGTCCACCCGGTGCAGCGGGGGCAGGGAGTAGTGTTCGGCCGGAATGATCGGCCCGGAGGTGTTGAAGAATTTTTCCATGTTGGCTCCTTGGCGTTCTTTTGTCTGCCGAAGCAGGCAGATGCCGGATGTTCCGTGGAGTTTGCCCCGGGACGTATTGGTGATAAGAAATCGCTTTTTCCTGCCCTGGCAAAAAACGGGGCATCAGCAACAACCTCGCGCAACTTGCCACTCAAAAACCGATAATTGTCATTGATAACAGCTGCCGGTCAGCTTGTCAACGGCAATATCGGGCGACAAAACAGCCTGATTCCGGAAAACACTCACATTTTGCGCCGATGATCGGCGATCGAGCATGTACCACCCTATTCGCCTGCCTTTTCACAAAAAAACAGACCCGGCCTAAACCATGACCAAGGGCTCTTCATACTCATCATAATCCTCATACTGCGGCCAGCCATCGTCGAACGGTTCATATCGCTTTTCTCGGTCAAGCGGCGGGGCGCGGCTGGTCGGCGGCGGTTTGGTCTTCTTGCCCGTCCATAATCCCAGATGCTCCAGAATCCGCCGGATAATCGCCGCCTTGGTGATGAAGCTTACGATCTTCATCTCCCCGCCGCACTTGGGGCAGGCGAGCGGGTCAACTTCCCAGACCTTCTTGATGCACTCCCGCCAGGTCGGGGACGGAATCTTGCGGGGCCGGTGACGAGTGGCGAAATCCGGGGTCGGTCCTAGTCAAGTCATTGAATAGTTTAAGAAAAATATGAACCTGTCCTGTTGGCTCTCTATATAGTAATCCTCAGTTATTAGTAATGAACAAGAAAATACTTACTGGAGAAAAATCATGAACCAAGATTTTTATGTGGTAATAGAAAAAGATGAGGATGGATATTTTGTAGGTGAAGTTCCAGCTCTCAGAGGATGTTATTCTCAGGGAAAGACCATTGAGGAGCTGATGCAGAATATGAAGGAAGCTATTGAGATGTGCCAGTTATCTCCCGTTACAATCTCATCTCATCAAGGAAAAAATTTATAAATGTCCTTCCTGTGCAACACTCTAAGGAATACAGTCTTATCTTGCTGAACAGCAATTCCTATTCGATAATCCGAGTAGCGTATCCTGTAGAAATTCTTAAATCCTGTTAATTTCTTCAAATTACTGAAGTCTTGGATGTTCTCTATTTCAGGAATCTGTTTGAAAGCAATATCCAGAATTCCTTGTTTAATATGGTCCGGCAGTTTGTTGACATCCTTCAGGAATTTTTTCTTGTAGGAAGTTTTCACTTACTAAACCCAGTAAGCTTAATGGCTTCTTCAAGATCAACCTCTTCGTCATCCTGTACTTCTTCCATAGCTTTTCCCAAACCATAATCAATTATAATTTCTTCAATTTTTTTAAAGGTCTGGTAGTCCAGAACAACGCTTTTTATATTTCCGCCCTGGTCAGTAATGTAGTCAGCTTGACTAAGCAAATTTTCTTGCATGGCTGTAACTCCTTGTCCGGTTTCCATACTCGCAAATATTTATTACATCTCAAGCCACTTGGCAAGCACCAACAAAAAAGCCAACCAGCATGCGCCAGTGGGCATCAAAAACCAAACCACCAAACAATAAAACCTGCAATCAATAAAACAAAAATTAGACAACCCCGTGGCGGCTCAACTTGATCCTGATCCTGCTTAAGCTTTTTGTACTGTGGTTTGATTTGACTAAAGCCATCAAAGTAATGCCTCACTGGTCCATATTTGGCTTCGAGCCTGCGCCACCTCTGGTATCGGACCGTACGCACTGCCTTGTATACATTCATTGCGTGCTCTTCGGGTAAGTTCTCATAATCCGAAACAAAAGTATTATTAAAATCATATAAAGCTTTCCGCAGTGCCGGTCCTTCTGTGTCATCAGGTCCAAGCTCTCTGTCCAGCCTTGCAAAACAGCGCATTAAATGTTTTTTGGCTTCTTTCCAGTCTGGGTCTTTGATTATCTGAATGCAGGTTTCAGGCGGTTGTTGGCTCTTTTTGTGTGGTGTACTGCTTCTGTTTTGTTCATCAGCAAGTTATTCCTGCTGGCTATTCATTATTTACTTAACCCCACCAAGCCTCTTAATCAGCGGCAAAGTACCACCTATAAACCCGTCCAGCCTTACCTTAAGCTCATTAACTGTTTCTTCTCCGTGTTTAAGAGGCTGGCCGTCTTTAAGCAGTGATTTGTTCAGACCTCGGGCCTTGCCTCTACACCAAATGGTATGTCCTCGCTCTTACTGTGTGCATCAATGGCCATCCATTGAATCTCGTCCAAGTTTATGCCAGTACCAATACTTGGTAATGCCAAATATCTGTACGGTGCGCCACGGGATACCAGTTCGGCCAGAGTCTGATTGAAATTTATGGCTGGTTTTTTGTTTGCGTTTTGGACATAAAAGCCAACAGCTCCGCCGTGTGCAAGTAGGGTAAGTGACTGCAGAAGGGAACCCAGATTTAGATCCGGCAAAGCTTTGTTTAGATCAGCTATTTTTTACTGGGTCTTTATTAAGTTTGTCCCGATGTTTATGATAGTGCTTGCAAACCAGGTTCAATAAGAGTACTTTTTGTATATGAGCACACCAAATGTTCACGACAGCACCATCAAGTACTTTTTGTCGGACCGGCTGAATGCCATCAGCTTATTAAAATCAATGCTCCCTGAAAAAATTGTGAAACAGCTTGATTTTAATAAGATTTACTACGAGAAGGATTCATTTCTGCCCAAGAGTCTGCAAAGCTACTATTCCGACCTGGTCGTCAGCGTGCCGACCAAATGCGGTTCATATGTAGCCAAGGTGTTTTTTCTTCTGGAGCACAAAAGTACTTTTAAGAAGAATACCCCGCTGCAGTTCTTGAGGTATATCCTTGAGTTCTGGGAGCAATACCAGAAAAATACTGGTGAAACCAGATTACCGGTCATTATCCCCATATTGATAGCTCATCCAGAAGAGGGTTGGAAGCCCACCAAATTGTCAGACCTGGTTAATCTGCCCTCTGATGATTTCAAAATTTTCATTCCTGACTTTAACTTTTTGCTGTATGATGCAGTAAATGATGACCCAGAAGACTACGATTTTGATGAAACTTTAAAAGCTCTTTTTACCATCTGGCGGTATTCTGGGTCTCCAGAATTCATGAAAGGGGTCAAAAGAGCCTTTCAGTTGATAAAAAAGGTTGATCCTAAAGCGCGTTTGCTGGATTTTTTGCAATTGATTTTGCATTATCTGGAGTTAACCAGGGACGAAAAGGAATACATAGACATAAAACAGATTGCCGAAACTGAGATAGACGAAGGGGAGGTATATATGGGAACCATAGCTGAAATGTTTAGAAGAGAAGGGGATGAGAGGACGAAGTCAGAGTATGAAAATAAAATTAAAGAGTATGAAAATAAAATTAATGTGTTGAAAAATGAATGGTTTGGTCAGGCTAAACTTGAGAGCTCCCAAGAAACCCTTATAGATGTCGCCACAGAAGCTTATGGTCCTCTACCTGAAATGCTCCTCGAGAAAATTAAATCC
The DNA window shown above is from Desulfonatronovibrio magnus and carries:
- a CDS encoding type II toxin-antitoxin system HicB family antitoxin, yielding MMNQDFYVVIEKDEDGYFVGEVPALRGCYSQGKTIEELMQNMKEAIEMCQLSPVTISSHQGKNL
- a CDS encoding type II toxin-antitoxin system RelE family toxin, producing the protein MKTSYKKKFLKDVNKLPDHIKQGILDIAFKQIPEIENIQDFSNLKKLTGFKNFYRIRYSDYRIGIAVQQDKTVFLRVLHRKDIYKFFP
- a CDS encoding Rpn family recombination-promoting nuclease/putative transposase, translating into MSTPNVHDSTIKYFLSDRLNAISLLKSMLPEKIVKQLDFNKIYYEKDSFLPKSLQSYYSDLVVSVPTKCGSYVAKVFFLLEHKSTFKKNTPLQFLRYILEFWEQYQKNTGETRLPVIIPILIAHPEEGWKPTKLSDLVNLPSDDFKIFIPDFNFLLYDAVNDDPEDYDFDETLKALFTIWRYSGSPEFMKGVKRAFQLIKKVDPKARLLDFLQLILHYLELTRDEKEYIDIKQIAETEIDEGEVYMGTIAEMFRREGDERTKSEYENKIKEYENKINVLKNEWFGQAKLESSQETLIDVATEAYGPLPEMLLEKIKSIQTLENLRALNRKVIRTQSLEEFSELVNRAAQ